Proteins encoded in a region of the Drosophila busckii strain San Diego stock center, stock number 13000-0081.31 chromosome 2L, ASM1175060v1, whole genome shotgun sequence genome:
- the LOC108600369 gene encoding breast cancer anti-estrogen resistance protein 3 homolog isoform X2 has protein sequence MGNVQTRQLDSRNASNRRSSILWNFRYPNVNRRRDDVALIVHNSSLSISVWLNLLELQQYEENLQMYATVDDVGDINDRDLKRLGIRNAAHRQKLLNSLLGVRAKRRQSMNLEALNSAHRAAVPRRKSSCPLDYIEAAPFELSAGSRDSLAAPVITTKSGKVLKQLTFDETTTIYEELKPRSKCNSPHWGHNYNNMDNGNNSNCSTPLAASPNPNEQQEAIALKKALEWELSLDARELRSHAWYHGALPRQRAEEIVQREGDFLVRDCASQPDNYVLSCYSKSTVLHFVLNKLVLQPETVYERVQYQFEEDAFDTVPDLITFYVGSGKPISAASGALIQYPCNRTYPLSFYGHKIVGNQLHTQMLAGLRGLSPLNSPMSGSAIGGSAIFRFGQLSGDAGTAAGTGTTTQPTTPASPNCSPPRIRREVVPPPRLPCKKQQRSQSLTPAQAMVVSNINKQQEQQATELSNGHNGHGMSRFQTIARCNPTSDLQLQPQQLESRFSTQSLPRPSTSAAQALRQQAAARMLCSLSRDAPDRPPSPPPKPRKEPMAAVLAYQASGSDSGNGSGDSAPGDVAELSLQRGGVIIKNPRYMSSSASNGTLKSFTEFDALAAEELLFTLPIEEIKLCSKFDFENFSTLLLPSVENKPLDGDALNTFKMMLLETGPKLLAEHITRIDIGLFLEPAANEDDHYLSCTGLELLTLPHGKIFRDDIIERTQCIKLMVAVTILTCQTDMDRAELLSKWIQIAVETKTALGNLFGFCAIMLGLCMQQIQKLDQAWHILRQKYTDSAFTFEAKLRPTLSSMNEASNPQAPNTTVPHVLLYALLIDRPLLDIINHANMDERPALYTTCIAPWESKADDFGMCINFQHLEASRGFLKNLELYRKNAKNVLEEASTRLDELLADAFRTEFHVKFLWGSSGATAKPEDRHGKLEKVLTLMADKFCSVTA, from the exons ATGGGCAATGTGCAAACGCGTCAGTTGGATTCCCGCAATGCGTCCAATAGACGCAGCA GCATATTGTGGAACTTTCGCTATCCGAATGTGAATCGCAGACGCGACGATGTTGCGCTCATTGTGCACAACTCCAGCTTAAGCATAAGCGTTTGGCTAAATTTGCTGGAACTGCAGCAATATGAAG AGAATTTACAAATGTATGCCACAGTGGATGATGTGGGCGATATTAATGATAGAGATCTGAAGCGTCTGGGCATACGCAATGCCGCTCATAGACAAAAGTTACTCAACAGTTTGCTGGGCGTGCGAGCCAAGCGACGTCAGAGCATGAATTTGGAGG CTTTGAATAGCGCGCATCGTGCCGCAGTGCCGCGTCGCAAGAGCTCCTGCCCTTTAGATTATATAGAAGCAGCACCATTCGAACTAAGTGCGGGCAGCAGAGATAGTTTGGCAGCGCCTGTGATAACCACCAAGAGCGGCAAGGTGTTGAAGCAGCTGACTTTTgatgaaacaacaacaat CTATGAGGAACTAAAGCCGCGCTCCAAGTGCAATAGTCCGCATTGGGgccacaactacaacaacatggacaacggcaacaatagcaactgcTCCACTCCGCTCGCCGCCTCGCCAAATCCCAACGAGCAACAGGAGGCCATTGCATTGAAGAAAGCCTTGGAATGGGAGCTCAGCCTGGATGCACGTGAATTGCGCTCCCATGCCTGGTATCATGGAGCGCTGCCACGTCAGCGTGCCGAGGAAATTGTGCAACGCGAAGGGGACTTTTTGGTGAGGGACTGCGCCTCTCAGCCGGATAACTATGTGCTTAGCTGCTATAGCAAGTCGACCGTGTTGCATTTTGTGCTCAATAAG CTGGTGCTACAACCGGAGACTGTTTACGAGCGTGTGCAGTATCAGTTTGAGGAGGATGCGTTTGATACAGTGCCGGATCTTATTACGTTCTATGTGGGCTCTGGCAAGCCCATTTCTGCAGCCTCTGGCGCTTTGATACAATATCCTTGCAATCGCACATATCCCTTATCCTTTTATGGCCACAAGATTGTGGGCAATCAGCTGCATACACAAATGCTCGCAGGGCTGCGTGGATTGAGTCCCTTAAATTCGCCTATGAGCGGCAGCGCCATTGGCGGTTCGGCCATTTTTCGCTTTGGTCAACTGTCGGGCGATGCTGGAACTGCAGCTGGAACTGGAACAACAACACAACCAACAACACCAGCGAGTCCCAACTGCTCGCCGCCGCGTATACGACGTGAGGTGGTGCCGCCACCCAGATTGCCctgcaagaagcagcagcgctcgcAGAGCTTGACGCCCGCTCAGGCTATGGTAGTGAGCAACATTAACaaacagcaggagcagcaggcCACTGAGCTATCGAATGGACACAATGGTCATGGCATGTCGCGTTTTCAGACCATCGCGCGTTGTAATCCCACAAGCGATTTACAGCTGCAGCCGCAACAGCTGGAGAGCCGGTTCAGCACACAGTCACTGCCGCGTCCCAGCACCTCGGCGGCGCAGGCGCTGCGTCAGCAGGCAGCGGCCAGAATGTTATGCAGCTTGAGCAGAGATGCACCGGATAGACCACCAAGTCCGCCGCCAAAGCCACGCAAGGAACCCATGGCGGCCGTTTTGGCTTATCAAGCGAGTGGCTCGGATTCTGGCAATGGTTCGGGAGATTCGGCACCTGGAGATGTTGCCGAGTTGAGTCTGCAACGTGGTGGCGTCATTATAAAGAATCCACGTTATATGAGCAGCTCAGCTTCCAATGGCACGTTGAAGAGCTTCACGGAGTTTGATGCTCTGGCCGCCGAGGAGTTGCTCTTCACATTGCCCATTGAAGAGATTAAGCTG TGCAGCAAATTTGATTTCGAAAACTTTAgcactttgcttttgccatcGGTGGAGAACAAACCTTTGGATGGCGATGCCTTGAACACCTTCAAGATGATGTTGCTCGAAACTGGACCCAAGCTGCTGGCGGAGCATATAACACGCATTGACATAGGCTTATTCCTGgagccagcagcaaatgaagaTGATCACTATTTAAGCTGCACGGGCTTggagctgctgacgctgccgcATGGCAAAATCTTCCGCGATGATATTATTGAACGCACGCAGTGCATCAAGCTAATGGTGGCGGTTACTATACTCACCTGTCAAACGGATATGGATCGCGCCGAGCTGTTAAGCAAGTGGATACAGATTGCAGTTGAGACCAAAACAGCGCTGGGCAAtctctttggcttttgtgccaTTATGTTGGGTCTATGCATGCAACAG ATACAAAAACTGGATCAAGCCTGGCACATTCTACGCCAGAAGTATACTGACAGCGCTTTTACCTTTGAGGCCAAGCTGCGTCCCACTTTGAGCAGCATGAACGAGGCGTCCAATCCACAGGCGCCCAATACGACAGTGCCCCATGTGCTGCTTTATGCTTTGCTCATAGATCGACCCTTGCTGGACATTATAAATCATGCCAATATGGATGAGCGCCCAGCGCTTTATACCACCTGCATTGCACCCTGGGAATCCAAGGCTGATGACTTTGGCATGTGCATAAACTTTCAACACTTGGAGGCCTCGCGTGGCTTTTTGAAAAATCTGGAGCTGTATCGCAAGAATGCCAAAAATGTGCTGGAGGAAGCCAGCACCAGACTGGATGAGCTGCTCGCTGATGCTTTTCG caCTGAATTCCATGTGAAATTTTTATGGGGTAGCTCGGGTGCCACCGCCAAGCCGGAGGATCGTCATGGCAAGCTCGAAAAGGTGCTAACTTTGATGGCTGATAAATTCTGCAGCGTCACTGCCTAA
- the LOC108600369 gene encoding SH2 domain-containing protein 3C isoform X1 translates to MDNGNNSNCSTPLAASPNPNEQQEAIALKKALEWELSLDARELRSHAWYHGALPRQRAEEIVQREGDFLVRDCASQPDNYVLSCYSKSTVLHFVLNKLVLQPETVYERVQYQFEEDAFDTVPDLITFYVGSGKPISAASGALIQYPCNRTYPLSFYGHKIVGNQLHTQMLAGLRGLSPLNSPMSGSAIGGSAIFRFGQLSGDAGTAAGTGTTTQPTTPASPNCSPPRIRREVVPPPRLPCKKQQRSQSLTPAQAMVVSNINKQQEQQATELSNGHNGHGMSRFQTIARCNPTSDLQLQPQQLESRFSTQSLPRPSTSAAQALRQQAAARMLCSLSRDAPDRPPSPPPKPRKEPMAAVLAYQASGSDSGNGSGDSAPGDVAELSLQRGGVIIKNPRYMSSSASNGTLKSFTEFDALAAEELLFTLPIEEIKLCSKFDFENFSTLLLPSVENKPLDGDALNTFKMMLLETGPKLLAEHITRIDIGLFLEPAANEDDHYLSCTGLELLTLPHGKIFRDDIIERTQCIKLMVAVTILTCQTDMDRAELLSKWIQIAVETKTALGNLFGFCAIMLGLCMQQIQKLDQAWHILRQKYTDSAFTFEAKLRPTLSSMNEASNPQAPNTTVPHVLLYALLIDRPLLDIINHANMDERPALYTTCIAPWESKADDFGMCINFQHLEASRGFLKNLELYRKNAKNVLEEASTRLDELLADAFRTEFHVKFLWGSSGATAKPEDRHGKLEKVLTLMADKFCSVTA, encoded by the exons atggacaacggcaacaatagcaactgcTCCACTCCGCTCGCCGCCTCGCCAAATCCCAACGAGCAACAGGAGGCCATTGCATTGAAGAAAGCCTTGGAATGGGAGCTCAGCCTGGATGCACGTGAATTGCGCTCCCATGCCTGGTATCATGGAGCGCTGCCACGTCAGCGTGCCGAGGAAATTGTGCAACGCGAAGGGGACTTTTTGGTGAGGGACTGCGCCTCTCAGCCGGATAACTATGTGCTTAGCTGCTATAGCAAGTCGACCGTGTTGCATTTTGTGCTCAATAAG CTGGTGCTACAACCGGAGACTGTTTACGAGCGTGTGCAGTATCAGTTTGAGGAGGATGCGTTTGATACAGTGCCGGATCTTATTACGTTCTATGTGGGCTCTGGCAAGCCCATTTCTGCAGCCTCTGGCGCTTTGATACAATATCCTTGCAATCGCACATATCCCTTATCCTTTTATGGCCACAAGATTGTGGGCAATCAGCTGCATACACAAATGCTCGCAGGGCTGCGTGGATTGAGTCCCTTAAATTCGCCTATGAGCGGCAGCGCCATTGGCGGTTCGGCCATTTTTCGCTTTGGTCAACTGTCGGGCGATGCTGGAACTGCAGCTGGAACTGGAACAACAACACAACCAACAACACCAGCGAGTCCCAACTGCTCGCCGCCGCGTATACGACGTGAGGTGGTGCCGCCACCCAGATTGCCctgcaagaagcagcagcgctcgcAGAGCTTGACGCCCGCTCAGGCTATGGTAGTGAGCAACATTAACaaacagcaggagcagcaggcCACTGAGCTATCGAATGGACACAATGGTCATGGCATGTCGCGTTTTCAGACCATCGCGCGTTGTAATCCCACAAGCGATTTACAGCTGCAGCCGCAACAGCTGGAGAGCCGGTTCAGCACACAGTCACTGCCGCGTCCCAGCACCTCGGCGGCGCAGGCGCTGCGTCAGCAGGCAGCGGCCAGAATGTTATGCAGCTTGAGCAGAGATGCACCGGATAGACCACCAAGTCCGCCGCCAAAGCCACGCAAGGAACCCATGGCGGCCGTTTTGGCTTATCAAGCGAGTGGCTCGGATTCTGGCAATGGTTCGGGAGATTCGGCACCTGGAGATGTTGCCGAGTTGAGTCTGCAACGTGGTGGCGTCATTATAAAGAATCCACGTTATATGAGCAGCTCAGCTTCCAATGGCACGTTGAAGAGCTTCACGGAGTTTGATGCTCTGGCCGCCGAGGAGTTGCTCTTCACATTGCCCATTGAAGAGATTAAGCTG TGCAGCAAATTTGATTTCGAAAACTTTAgcactttgcttttgccatcGGTGGAGAACAAACCTTTGGATGGCGATGCCTTGAACACCTTCAAGATGATGTTGCTCGAAACTGGACCCAAGCTGCTGGCGGAGCATATAACACGCATTGACATAGGCTTATTCCTGgagccagcagcaaatgaagaTGATCACTATTTAAGCTGCACGGGCTTggagctgctgacgctgccgcATGGCAAAATCTTCCGCGATGATATTATTGAACGCACGCAGTGCATCAAGCTAATGGTGGCGGTTACTATACTCACCTGTCAAACGGATATGGATCGCGCCGAGCTGTTAAGCAAGTGGATACAGATTGCAGTTGAGACCAAAACAGCGCTGGGCAAtctctttggcttttgtgccaTTATGTTGGGTCTATGCATGCAACAG ATACAAAAACTGGATCAAGCCTGGCACATTCTACGCCAGAAGTATACTGACAGCGCTTTTACCTTTGAGGCCAAGCTGCGTCCCACTTTGAGCAGCATGAACGAGGCGTCCAATCCACAGGCGCCCAATACGACAGTGCCCCATGTGCTGCTTTATGCTTTGCTCATAGATCGACCCTTGCTGGACATTATAAATCATGCCAATATGGATGAGCGCCCAGCGCTTTATACCACCTGCATTGCACCCTGGGAATCCAAGGCTGATGACTTTGGCATGTGCATAAACTTTCAACACTTGGAGGCCTCGCGTGGCTTTTTGAAAAATCTGGAGCTGTATCGCAAGAATGCCAAAAATGTGCTGGAGGAAGCCAGCACCAGACTGGATGAGCTGCTCGCTGATGCTTTTCG caCTGAATTCCATGTGAAATTTTTATGGGGTAGCTCGGGTGCCACCGCCAAGCCGGAGGATCGTCATGGCAAGCTCGAAAAGGTGCTAACTTTGATGGCTGATAAATTCTGCAGCGTCACTGCCTAA
- the LOC108608400 gene encoding beta-galactosidase — protein sequence MSTGEESKSAGCRCTRKLTLAMSGCVMILVIALTVGLCVGLSGSDASREDAPAFSIDHVANTFLLNGKPFRYVSGSFHYFRALPDAWRSRLRTMRAAGLNALDTYVEWSLHNPHDGVYDWEGIADVVKFLEIAQEEDFYIILRPGPYICAERDNGGLPHWLFTKYPNIKMRTNDPNYIAEVGKWYAQLMPRLKHLLIGNGGKIIMVQVENEYGAYHACDHDYLNWLRDETAKYVQDKALLFTVDIPDERMSCGKIENVFATTDFGIDRVHEIESIWKMLRQLQPTGPLVNSEFYPGWLTHWQEMNQRRDGKVVADALKTILSYNASVNLYMFFGGTNFGFTAGANFDLDGSIGYTADITSYDYDAVMDEAGGVTQKYELVRQVIDEVLELPKIELNPAKRLAYGKVELTPVLELLSPDGRKALAKGTPVVADKPKSFEELDQYSGLLLYETTLPNMDLDPALLQVEQLRDRAHVFIDQQLVGTLSREARIYALPLSKGWGNTLQLLVENQGRINYDVSNDTKGIFGKITLQLHNGGALPLEEWTTTSFPLEPKAIEQWRANGVSKVDPIVALQRLLRTGPILYAGNFKVEEIGDTYMNMAGWGKGVAYVNGFNLGRYWPLAGPQITLYVPNELLKLGENSVVLLEYQRANKTRSGTELPAVQFDAVAQLDGQSSEVPQQPKN from the exons ATGAGCACAGGTGAAGAGAGCAAAAGCGCCGGCTGTCGTTGTACTCGCAAATTAACACTCGCCATGAGCGGTTGTGTTATGATATTGGTGATCGCATTGACTGTAGGCCTTTGCGTCGGCCTCAGCGGCAGCGATGCTAGCAGAGAG GATGCACCTGCATTTAGCATAGATCATGTAGCAAACACGTTTCTATTGAATGGCAAACCATTTCGCTACGTGTCCGGATCGTTTCATTATTTTCGGGCGCTGCCCGACGCCTGGCGCAGTCGACTGCGCACTATGCGAGCAGCTGGTCTCAATGCCCTGGATAC CTACGTCGAATGGTCACTGCACAATCCGCACGATGGCGTCTACGACTGGGAAGGCATAGCAGATGTGGTGAAATTTCTAGAGATTGCGCAAGAAGAAGACTTCTATATCATTCTACGTCCTGGTCCCTATATTTGCGCCGAACGTGACAAT GGCGGCTTACCACATTGGCTCTTTACCAAATATCCCAACATTAAAATGCGCACCAACGATCCCAACTATATAGCCGAGGTGGGCAAGTGGTATGCACAGTTGATGCCACGTCTAAAGCATTTGCTGATTGGCAATGGTGGCAAGATCATAATGGTGCAAGTGGAGAATGAATATGGCGCCTATCATGCCTGTGATCatgattatttaaattggCTGCGAGATGAGACGGCCAAATATGTGCAGGATAAGGCTTTGCTCTTTACAGTGGATATACCAGATGAACGCATGAGCTGTGGCAAGATTGAGAATGTGTTCGCCACCACAGACTTTGGCATTGATCGAG tacATGAAATTGAAAGCATCTGGAAAATGCTGCGTCAGCTGCAGCCTACAGGACCCTTGGTTAATTCCGAGTTCTATCCAGGCTGGCTAACACATTGGCAGGAGATGAATCAGCGACGCGATGGCAAAGTCGTAGCTGATGCgcttaa AACCATTTTAAGCTACAATGCCAGCGTTAATCTGTACATGTTCTTTGGCGGCACAAACTTTGGCTTCACCGCCGGCGCCAACTTTGATCTGGATGGCAGCATAGGCTATACAGCAGATATTACCAGCTACGACTATGATGCAGTTATGGATGAGGCTGGTGGCGTTACACAGAAGTACGAGCTGGTTAGACAGGTTATAGACGAGGTGCTGGAGCTGCCCAAAATAGAGCTCAACCCCGCCAAGCGCTTGGCCTATGGCAAAGTTGAGCTAACGCCTGTTTTGGAGTTGTTATCGCCAGATGGACGCAAAGCGCTGGCCAAGGGTACGCCTGTGGTCGCCGATAAGCCCAAATCCTTTGAAGAGCTTGATCAGTATTCCGGTCTGCTGCTTTATGAGACAACGCTGCCCAACATGGACTTGGATCCGGCGCTGCTGCAAGTGGAGCAGCTGCGAGATCGCGCACATGTATTCATAGATCAACAGCTGGTGGGCACGCTGTCCAGAGAGGCGCGCATCTATGCCCTGCCCTTGAGCAAGGGCTGGGGCAATACCTTGCAGCTGCTCGTGGAGAATCAGGGGCGCATTAATTACGATGTCAGCAATGATACCAAAGGCATCTTTGGCAAAAtaacgctgcagctgcataatgGCGGCGCCTTGCCGCTGGAAGAATGGACTACAACTAGCTTTCCACTGGAGCCGAAGGCTATAGAGCAGTGGCGAGCCAACGGAGTCAGCAAAGTGGATCCTATTGTAGCGCTGCAACGTTTGCTACGCACTGGACCAATACTCTATGCTGGCAACTTTAAGGTGGAGGAGATTGGCGATACCTATATGAACATGGCTGGCTGGGGCAAGGGTGTGGCCTATGTCAACGGTTTCAACTTGGGGCGCTATTGGCCGCTGGCGGGTCCACAGATTACGCTCTATGTGCCCAACGAACTACTCAAGCTGGGCGAGAACTCTGTGGTGCTGCTGGAGTATCAACGCGCTAATAAAACGCGCTCAGGCACTGAGTTGCCCGCTGTGCAATTTGATGCAGTAGCTCAGCTGGACGGACAGTCCAGTGAAGTGCCACAACagccaaaaaattaa